In one window of Massilibacterium senegalense DNA:
- a CDS encoding tetratricopeptide repeat protein: MKDKNKKVILFPNVEEKLFQKAKDCIQQGNFQEAIESFLLLESFSGYTEEVYMGLTACYMEIGKYQDAKFYCKMMLNHQLGDFVEVAQMYVSILIQLNHYHEANSFLQIIKEKVPSLFEIESPFYHIESFLQRVDAPSHSLHDDYEGLFSDTFEQRIHHFTRIVERNETERLELCLTFLQSDYGDDWLKTMMLQVLREQGYEQPVVVRKFQKEMTIHHIDQFDQMYVQFEQKAMKQIEESIEQQDPVLAQMMKDLLRQFLFRHFPFPLEEVTDYVLAIEQITREAMFGQVKWNTPVSVKKNIVQQVYRHLKEVLQLPFST; encoded by the coding sequence ATGAAGGATAAAAATAAAAAGGTTATTCTGTTTCCGAATGTAGAAGAAAAACTATTTCAAAAAGCAAAAGATTGTATCCAACAAGGAAATTTTCAAGAAGCGATTGAATCGTTTTTGTTATTAGAATCATTTAGTGGATATACAGAAGAAGTGTATATGGGCTTAACTGCTTGTTATATGGAAATAGGGAAATACCAAGATGCCAAATTTTATTGTAAAATGATGCTCAATCATCAACTGGGGGATTTTGTGGAGGTAGCCCAAATGTATGTATCTATTTTGATTCAGCTAAACCATTACCATGAAGCGAATTCTTTTTTACAAATAATAAAGGAAAAAGTACCATCCTTATTTGAAATAGAATCTCCTTTTTATCACATTGAGTCGTTTTTACAACGAGTCGATGCTCCTTCTCACTCGCTTCATGACGATTATGAAGGATTGTTTAGCGACACATTTGAACAAAGAATCCATCATTTTACACGAATCGTAGAAAGAAATGAAACGGAACGATTAGAGTTATGTTTAACTTTTTTACAATCAGACTACGGAGATGATTGGTTAAAAACGATGATGTTACAAGTGTTACGAGAACAAGGCTATGAACAGCCAGTTGTCGTTCGAAAATTTCAAAAGGAAATGACAATTCACCATATCGACCAATTTGATCAAATGTATGTCCAATTTGAACAAAAAGCGATGAAGCAAATAGAAGAATCTATAGAACAACAAGATCCAGTTTTAGCGCAAATGATGAAAGATTTATTGCGTCAGTTTTTATTTAGACATTTTCCATTTCCATTAGAAGAAGTCACTGATTACGTCCTAGCTATCGAACAAATAACGAGAGAAGCAATGTTTGGTCAAGTAAAGTGGAATACGCCTGTTTCTGTGAAAAAAAACATCGTACAACAGGTGTATCGTCATCTGAAAGAAGTGTTACAATTACCGTTTTCTACGTAA
- the tig gene encoding trigger factor: protein MSTKWEKLEGNQGVLTVEVDADKVKEAIDQAFKKVVKQVNIPGFRKGKVPRVIFNKHFGEESLYQDALDILLPEAYAKAVEESGIEPVDTPEVDIKQLEKGQNLIFTATVTVKPEVKLGEYTGLEVEEKDVTVTDEDVEAELKALQQRFAELVVKEDGEVEDGDTAMIDFEGFLNDEPFEGGKGENYPLVIGSGSFIPGFEEQLIGMKKDEEKDIQVTFPEEYHAEELAGKEVTFKVKINEIKAQELPELDDEFAKDANEEVETLEELKESVKKDLAQKKEADALDSKRNAVIEQAVNNSEVDLPEAMINTELDRMIPEFEQRLQMQGMNLELYYQLTASNEDALKEQMKEEAEMRVRTRLTLEAIANAENIEASDVDVEEEIGKIAEMYQTDVATVKNLYESQGYLESLRDDLKARKAIDLLVEKANVK from the coding sequence ATGAGTACTAAATGGGAAAAACTAGAAGGCAACCAAGGCGTTTTAACGGTAGAAGTTGACGCAGACAAAGTAAAAGAAGCAATCGATCAAGCGTTTAAAAAAGTGGTAAAACAGGTGAATATTCCTGGTTTTCGTAAGGGGAAAGTACCACGCGTTATTTTTAACAAACATTTCGGTGAAGAAAGTTTATACCAAGATGCTTTAGACATTCTATTACCAGAAGCGTATGCAAAAGCAGTAGAAGAGTCAGGAATCGAACCAGTGGATACTCCAGAAGTAGACATTAAACAACTTGAAAAAGGTCAAAATTTAATTTTTACTGCTACTGTGACAGTAAAGCCAGAAGTAAAACTTGGTGAATACACTGGCTTAGAAGTAGAAGAAAAAGATGTAACCGTAACGGATGAAGATGTTGAAGCAGAATTAAAAGCCCTTCAACAACGTTTTGCAGAATTAGTTGTAAAAGAAGACGGAGAAGTTGAAGATGGCGATACAGCAATGATTGACTTTGAAGGATTCTTAAATGATGAACCATTTGAAGGTGGAAAAGGTGAAAACTATCCATTAGTAATCGGTTCTGGTTCTTTCATTCCAGGTTTTGAAGAACAATTAATTGGAATGAAAAAAGACGAAGAAAAAGATATCCAAGTAACATTCCCAGAAGAATACCACGCAGAAGAATTAGCGGGTAAAGAAGTTACGTTTAAAGTGAAAATAAACGAAATTAAAGCACAAGAACTTCCTGAGCTTGACGATGAGTTTGCAAAAGATGCAAATGAAGAAGTAGAAACATTAGAAGAATTAAAAGAAAGCGTCAAAAAAGATCTTGCTCAAAAGAAAGAAGCAGATGCGCTTGATTCAAAACGTAATGCAGTTATCGAACAAGCAGTAAACAATAGTGAAGTGGATCTTCCTGAAGCGATGATTAATACGGAATTAGATCGTATGATTCCTGAATTTGAACAACGTCTTCAAATGCAAGGGATGAACCTTGAATTATATTATCAATTAACAGCTTCTAATGAAGATGCTTTAAAAGAGCAAATGAAAGAAGAAGCTGAAATGCGTGTACGCACTCGTTTAACATTAGAAGCAATTGCTAATGCTGAAAACATCGAAGCAAGTGATGTAGATGTGGAAGAAGAAATTGGTAAAATTGCAGAGATGTATCAAACGGATGTAGCTACCGTTAAAAATTTATATGAATCACAAGGTTACTTAGAAAGCTTACGCGACGATTTAAAAGCACGTAAAGCAATTGACCTTTTAGTAGAAAAAGCAAACGTAAAATAA
- the leuD gene encoding 3-isopropylmalate dehydratase small subunit → MEPIVIHEGKVAGMDRVNVDTDQIIPKQFLKRIERTGFGQFLFFDWRFNKDGSDNPEFELNRPENKGASILVAGENFGCGSSREHAPWALLDYGFKVLIAPSYSDIFYNNCLKNGILPICLSEGDIKTLIEKAKASDYELTVNLKENKLSDTEGFERSFEINEYWKEMLLNGWDEIDVTLTYEDKIKAFEAKRA, encoded by the coding sequence ATGGAACCAATTGTCATTCATGAAGGAAAAGTAGCAGGAATGGATCGGGTGAATGTCGATACTGACCAAATTATTCCGAAACAGTTTTTAAAACGTATCGAGCGTACAGGTTTTGGTCAATTTTTATTTTTTGATTGGCGTTTTAACAAAGATGGATCGGATAATCCCGAATTTGAATTGAATCGTCCAGAAAATAAAGGAGCATCTATTTTAGTCGCTGGTGAAAACTTTGGATGTGGTTCTTCTCGTGAACATGCACCTTGGGCATTGTTAGATTACGGCTTTAAAGTGCTAATCGCACCAAGTTATTCTGATATTTTTTACAATAACTGCTTAAAAAATGGGATTTTACCAATCTGTCTTTCTGAAGGTGATATAAAAACGCTCATCGAAAAGGCGAAAGCAAGCGATTATGAATTAACGGTCAATTTAAAAGAAAATAAACTTTCTGATACAGAAGGATTTGAACGTTCTTTTGAAATTAACGAATATTGGAAAGAAATGCTTTTGAACGGCTGGGATGAAATTGACGTAACACTTACGTACGAAGATAAAATTAAAGCATTTGAAGCAAAGCGTGCATAA